Within Oribacterium sp. oral taxon 102, the genomic segment CGCCGAACTCGATGAAGCGGCTCATCTGCTTCCGGAAGCACTCGCAGTTATGGTCGATCTGCTCTATCGTCATCATGCTCCGCATGTCACTCCGTCCGGACGGATCGCCGATCATGCCGGTGCCGCCGCCGACCAGCGCGATCGGACGGTTCCCTGCCTCCTGCAGGCGCTTCATCAGACAGAGCGCCATGAAGTGCCCCACATGGAGCGAATCCGCCGTCGGATCGAAGCCGATATAGAAGGTCGCCTTGCCGGCATTGACCATCTCCCGGATCTCTTCCTCATTCGTCACCTGCGCGATCAGCCCGCGCTCGATCAGCTCCTCATATACTCCCATTCCAGCCTCCCAGCAAAAATCCCATCCTGTGCTCCCGTACAGAACCGCTTCTCCCCTATCTATTTCGTCGTCTGCTGCGCATATTCGTAGACCATATCGATCAGCCGAAGCGTATCCTCCCAGCCGATGCAGGCATCCGTGATGGATTTGCCGTAGATATGCTCCTCCACCCTGCAGCTCCCCTCCTCCAGATAGGACTCCACCATCAGCCCCCTGACGAAACCAGCGAGCTCCTGCGAATACTTGCGGGAATGCATGACCTCCTGCGCGATGCGGAGCTGCTCTCTGTATTTCTTCCCGGAATTGCAGTGATTGGTGTCCACAACGCAGCCGGGGTACGAAAGCTCCCGCTCGCCGTAGAGGGAGAGCAGCAGCTTCAGATCCTCATAATGGTAGTTCGGCAGCATCTGCCCGTGCTTGCTCTGCGAGCCCCGCATGATGGCATGGGTATAGGGATTGCCGTCCGACTTGACCTCCCATTCCCGGAAAATGAAGTCATGCCCGTGCTGTCCGGCATAGATCGCATTCAGCATGACGCCGAGATCTCCGGAGGTCGGATTCTTCATCCCCACCGGCACGTCGATGCCGGAGCTGACCAGCCTGTGCTGCTGGTTCTCCACCGAGCGCGCGCCGACCGCGATATAGCTCATCACATCCGAGAGGTAACGGAGGTTATCCGGATAGAGCATCTCGTCCGCCGTACTGAAGCCGGTCTGCTTCAGCACCTCCATGTGGAGCTGTCGGATCGCAACGATCCCGCCCGCCACGTCGGCGTCCTTCTCCGGATCCGGCTGGTGCATCATACCCTTGTAGCCCTCTCCCGTCGTCCGCGGCTTGTTGGTATAGATCCGCGGCACGATGAAGAGCCGATCCTTCACCTGCTCCGCGACCTCCCGGAGACGATTACAGTATTCCAGCACCGGATCCGGATGATCCGCGGAGCAGGGCCCGATGATCAGCAGGAAGCGGTCGGACTCGCCCCGGAAGATCCGCTTGATTTCCTCGTCCCGCTCCGCTTTGACTCTCGCAAGCTCCGCCGGAAGCGGGTACTGCTCCCGCAGCTCCGCAGAGCTCGGCAGCTTATTTCTGAATTCCAGACCCATAGCCTTTGGCTCCTATGTCCTTCCCGTAATCTTCTTCATTGCTTCTGTTATGCCAAAATGCAGTGAAAAGCATGTGATGCGTCACACAGCACCGTACCGCATTCTGCCTGTCACCAACCTTCGGCGCTGGTATCAAAGTATAGACGATTTCAGGAGGCAATGCAAGGTTTTATGATATAACGCTGCAACGCAGGAATAACTTTATCGATATGGAAAATGAAATCAGAGAATTGTTATTAAATGCACGTCAGCGTGGCGGTACAAGTATGCAGCAACATCATGGAATTGTACAACGAATTGATTGACACCCCATGTGACACCACTTATAATATAAAATCAGGAGGCATAACAAATGTCAAAATGGGATAAGCTGATAACACGTATATGCAATTTATCGAAAGACCTCCGGTTTGATGAGCTGCGGAAGGTATTGGAAAGCTATGGATACGAAATGAATGCACCAAGAAGCGGAAGCAGTCACTACACTTTCAGAAAGCAGGGCTGTATGCCGATTACAATACCGAAGCATGAACCTATCAAGAAAGTATATGTAGAAATGGTAAGGCAAATTGTAGAAAGCGAGGTGAAGAATGAGGAAGACATTGAATGATTATATGGCAATGTCCTATCGTATGGAAATTGTAGAAGATAAGGATGAAGGCGGATTTGTGGTTTCTTATCCAGATTTGCCTGGATGCATTACTTGTGGAGAAACTGTAGAAAGTGCAGTAGCAAATGCGCTGGATGCAAAAAAAACATGGATTGAAGCAGCATTAGAAGAAGGTGTGGAGATTCATGAGCCCGATAGCCTGAAAGATTATTCCGGACAGTTTAAATTGAGAATTCCACGAAGCCTGCACAGATCACTGGCAGAACATTCTCAGAAAGAAGGAATCAGCATGAATCAGTATTGTGTATATCTTCTTTCCAGAAATGATGCAGTGCTCTCAAAATAAATGTTGTCAAACTGATCTATACTATTTAAACCTTAGATGAGTGTGAGACAGTTTCAAGTTTTGTGTAAACCCAAAAAACTGATATAAGATTTGTCAATTGATACACTGGGGCAAGGCTGATGATATCGGCTTGGGATACTCCCTAAGCAACCGTCTGAAGGCCGATAACGCTGCTTTTTGCAAGCCCTCAGACATAAATCCTATTTACAGAGATTCCTTCACACACTCTCGGGATCTTCAAAAATAAGCGCCATATCAAAATGAGCCGATGTCCGAAAGTCTACGACTTTCGGACATCGGCTCTGCATCGATCAAGACGCAGAATCAGACATACAGCGCAGCTTCTTTTCCAGCAGCTCCGGGAAGCGCCGGATATAGTTCCCGATATCCTTTCCATTGTCGCACCTCTCCACCCGTTTATTCGCCGGATCGCCGTCTCTGCCCGGGAAAATAAACTTGCTGGAGCAGCCTGCGCCGCAGCCCACCACAGTCTGCTTCTCCTCCATCATCAGGATATTGTAGAGGCACTCCTTCCCCGCCCTCGCATATCCGACATTCTCGAGATTCCCCGCCATATTTTTCTGCCGGTAGAGGTAATAGGGCTTCAGCTCCAACAGCTCCGCCGTATACGCGGAAACACGCATCATCCGCTCCATCTCTGTGCTGCCGTCCGGATAGACGGTGAAATCTCCGCCTGCATGGTAAACCTGATTCCAGCGCTCCCGCTCCAGCGTGAGCCGTGCCGCCCGCTTCACCGCAAGGCTGTGCACCGTCAGACTGTCCGGTCTGCGTCTCGCGACCTCGCAGAGCGTGTGCGTCACCTCTCGGAGCCGCTCTCCGGGGAGCCCCAGGATGATATCCATGTTGATATTGTCGAAGCCCAGAGAGCGGGCGAGCCGATACGCATCACTCGTCTGCTCCACGCTATGCTGCCTGCCGATCAGATCCAGCGTCTTCTGCTCGAAGCTCTGCGGGTTAATAGAGATTCGGGAGACACCGGCGTTTCTCAGGATGCAGAGCTTCTCCTCGTTGATCGAATCCGGACGTCCCGCCTCGACCGTAAACTCGCAGAGCTCCGCCATCGGATGCTCGATACATTCCTCCCGCACAAGCTCCATAAGCTTACAGAGCCAATACGCGCTGAGTGCGGTCGGCGTCCCGCCGCCGATATAGATCGTCTGCAGATATTTCCCCTGCCTGCCGCACAGCTCCCGCATTGCGGCGCGAAGCTCCTGCCGGAGACAGTTGAAATAGTCCGGGAGCCTCTCCTCCCAGAGCGCGATCGGATTCGAGGTAAAGGAGCAGTAGAGGCAGCGGGTCGGACAGAAGGGAATACCGATATAGAGGCTGAAGCCCTCCCGGTAGGAATGTCCCGTTTTCTCCTCGATCCGGTGCAGGATCCGCTGCTCCCGCAGCGCGATGTCCATCAAAAGCACGAGCTTCTCCCCACGGAGCAGATATTCCGAGGAAATGGCGGTTCGCACCGTATCGATATCCTCCTGCGACGGCATCCCATCCGGACGCTTCGCGCCCAGTGCCGTGAGATACGGACTGGCAAGCGAAACCGGACGGATCCCTGTCAGATCTCCCCAGGGCAGCTCCCTGCCGCTCAGGGCGGAGAGCGTCCTGTAGAGCTCTGCCTTCAGGAGCGACTTGTCCGCCCTGCGGTCGCCGGAAAGCGGCAGCGCCTCCCCTGTGATCTCGAGCGAGAGCGTGATCTCGTCCCGGTTCTTGAGCCCCTCGGGCGTGAGCACCCTCTTTCGCCTGTCGGCATTCCGGTGACGCAGGCTCTTCGGATTCACCGCTGTCTCCTGCTGCCGCTCCTTCGCCGTCTTCAGCGCATTCTTCTCCTCCTGCGTCGTCTCAGAGAGATGTACCCCCTCCGGGGTGTGGATCTCAAAATCCTCTCCCGGATAGAAGGACTTGCAGAGCTCCCGGATATCCTGCTCAAAGACAGCCGCCCTCCGGTCCAGTACCAGCCGGATCATATGGAGATCCCTCCTGCCCCAAGCTGCGAGAGGTAAACGACCGGGTTATACTTCTTCTCATGAGAGATCATTGTCTCGGACTCGTGTCCCGGGTAAACCATGGTTTCCTCCGGCAGCGTGAACAGACGGTTCCGGATGCTGTCGAAAAGCTGCTTCTCCGAGCCGCCCGGGAAATCCGTCCTGCCGAAGGACTCCTGAAAGAGCGTGTCCCCGGTGAAGACCAGCGGCTTCCCCTCATTCTCCGTAAAATAGGACACGCCGCCCGGCGTATGTCCCGGCGTCTCGAGCACCCGGAAGCACGCCCCGGCAAGCTCCGGCGTATCCCCGTCCCGAAGCGGCGTGAACTCCGTGATCGAGATATCGAGATTGAAATTCCGGGAGAGGTTTTCATCGGGGCTTGCAAGCGTCTCCCGCTCCTTCTCTCCCGCATAGATCCGGATCCCGAAATGCGCCGCGAGCTCCTGGGCAGCGAGGATATGGTCGAAGTGCCCGTGTGTGAGCAGGATCGCCGCCGGCTTCGTCCGCAGAATATTTTCCGCAATGTCGATAAGCTTCACCGCGTTTGCCGCAGGATCGATCACTACGCACTCACCGTGCTCCTCATTCAGCGCGAAATAGACATTGGTCTGCATCACGCCCATCGTATATTTCTTTATCTTCAGCATTTTCCTACCCCTGCGCCCTCTCGATGTCGAGCACTCCGTTGATCTTCCGGAGCTTCGATACGAGGCTCGCCAGCTCCTCCTTGTTGTGAATATCGAAGGAAATCGTGATCGTCGCCTTATCGTTCTTGCCGAGCCGCGAGGTCAGCGCCTTGATGTCAATGTTGGCATCCGCGAGGATCTTCGAGATATCCACGATCTGCCCCACCCGGTTATTGGTATAGATCTGCAGCTCCGTCGCATAGGTTTCCTTCGTATTGTCTGTCTGCCACTCCGCCTCGATCAGGCGCGCCTTCTCGTCCTCCGGCAGATTCATCATATTGATGCAGTCCGTCCGGTGCACCGTGATGCCACGCCCCCTCGTCACGAAGCCGACGATCTCGTCTCCCGGCACCGGAGAGCAGCACTTCGCATAGCGGACGGCAAGGTCGTGAATCCCCTTCACGATGATGCCCGACTTGGTTTTCCGGATCACCTCCGGCTTCCGGCTCAGCTCCTCGATATTCTGCAGCACCTCGCTGTCGTCGAGATTCTTCGCCTCCGCCTTCTGCTTCATATCTATGAGCTTGCTGATGACCTGGGACTCCTTGATCCCGCCCCGTCCCACGGAGGCGAGGAGCGATTCCCAGTCGATATAGCCATAGCGGCGCAGCACTGCCTCCACATACTCCGGCTTCGTCAGCTCGCCGAGCGTCAGCCCCTTGGACTTCACATATTTGTCCAGCAGCTCCTTGCCGCGATCGATATTCTCTTCCTTCAGCTCATGCTTGAACCACTGCGCGATCTTATTCTTTGCCTGCGTGGATTTGACGATCTTCAGCCAGTCGCGGGACGGACCGCGGGAATTCTGCGAGGTGATAATGTCGACCCGGTCACCATTCTGCAGGCGGTACTCGATCGGCACCAGCTTGTCATTTACCTTGGCGCCGACCATCTTATTGCCGATCGCGGAGTGGATCGCATAGGCGAAGTCGATCGGGCAGGAGCCCGCCGGCAGGTTCTTCACATCGCCGGTAGGCGTGAAGCAGTACACATTCTCATTGAAGAGATTCAGGTCAGACTTCACCATATTCATGAATTCCTTGGAATCCGACTCGTCCTTCTGCCACTCGAGGATCTCGTGCAGCCAGTTCATCTTCGCCGTCTCCGCCTCGGATGCCTTCTCCTGCGAGCCCCCCTGCTCCTTGTACTTCCAGTGCGCTGCGATACCGAACTCCGCGGTACGGTGCATCTCGAAGGTGCGGATCTGGATCTCGAACGGCACCCCGTCCTGCCCGATCACCGTCGTATGCAGGGATTGGTACATGTTCGGCTTCGGCATCGCGATATAGTCCTTGAATCTGCCCGGGATCGGCGTATACATCTTATGAATGATGCCCAGCGCAGCATAGCAGTCCCGGAGCGAATCCACGATGATGCGGATCGCGAAAAGATCGTAAATCTGGTCGATGGTCTTATTCTGATTAACCATCTTCCGATAAATCGAGAAGAAATACTTCACGCGCCCGCTGAACTGCGCCTCGATCCCCGCCTCATGAATGTGCGCCGAAACCTCCTTTACGATGCTCTCGATGCGTGCTTCCCGCACCTCCTTTTTAAAATGCACCTTCTCCGCGAGATCGTAGTATACCTCCGGCTCCAGATATTTCAGAGACAGATCATCCATCTCGATCTTGATCCGGCTGATACCGAGCCGATCCGCGAGCGGCGAGTAGATCTCCAGCGACTCCTTCGCCTTTTCCTTCTGCTTCTTCGGTGTCTGATACTCCAGTGTCCGCAGATTATGAAGGCGGTCTGCAAGCTTGATGATGATGACGCGGATATCCCTCGCCATGGAGACAAACATTTTGCGGAGATTCTCCGCCTGCATCTCTACCTTATCCGTATTCAGATTCATCTGCGTCAGCTTCGTGACGCCGTCGACGAGGATCATCACGTCCTCCCCGAAAAGGCTGCGAAGCTTCTCCAGCGTCATCCCCGTATCCTCGACGACATCATGCAGGAGCCCCGCCGCGATCGTTTCCTTGTCCATTTCCAGATCTGCGAGAATGATGGCAACGCAAAGAGGGTGAATGATATACGGTTCACCTGACTTCCTCTTCTGCTCTCTGTGCTGCTCCTTCGCGACCTGATACGCCTTCTCGATAATGCTGAGATCCCCGGACGGGTGGTATCGTCGAATCGCCGTGATCAGCTCCTGATACAGCTCCTCCGGAGGCGTATTGTCCGCCGGCCTCTCCAGCGTGGTCTCTTCTCTCTGCTCTGCCATGACTTCTCCCTCATTTCTAAACTTTATTATTTTACACAGGATACAGAGTCTTGTCAAAACAGTCGGCTGTATTTCCCCTCGCGTTTTCTCCCCGCAGCGGACAAGCTGTTCCCCTTGTGGAGATGCCGTCTTCCTCCTTCGCCATTTTTAATAATAATTTTATAATTTTCGAGAAAAATGTAATAATATATTCACAGGTCTGACACAAGTATATTATAGGATAATATCAAAAGTGAAAGACAGGCAAATATCCGTTTCGTTTTATATTTCTCACTATTTCAACTGCTTTTAGGAGGTTTTTATACATTATGAATATTTTGTTCTTTCTGACACCGAAATGCGACGTAGCATTCGTCGAAGAGAACGACACGCTCAGGAACGCGCTGGAAAAGATGGAATACCACCGCTATTCCGCGATCCCCGTCCTGTCAAGAGACGGCCGCTTCGTAGGGACACTGACAGAGGGAGATCTCCTCTTTGAGATCAAGAATCAGCTGCAGCTCGACCTCCGCGAGGCAGAGAGGGTTCGCGTGAAGGACATCGCGATGAAGAATCATTATGATCCGGTCGATGTCTCCAGCTCCATGGAGGGGCTCGTGAAGCTGGCGCTGACGCAGAACTTCGTTCCGGTTGTAGACGACCTCGAGCATTTCATCGGCATCGTCCGGCGGCGTGAGCTGATGAACTACCTCTATCAGCACCAGAGCTTCTCCGAGCCGGAGGAGCCCGCCCGTATCCTTCGCCAGCGGACACAGATCTCCGCGCTCTATTCCGATCGGAGATCCACCCGCCGTTATGCAGTGGCGGATTGATCCTATCCCTACGCTTCGATTCCGCTTCCGGACATCCCTCCGGCGGCGGTGCACCCTCCCCGAGAGGAGCTGTCCCGAATGACAGCTCCTCTTTCCTTGCGTAAATCACATATTTTCCCTATACTGTATAAGTCCCCTGTCAGGCGGACGAATAGATACCGCAGCTGCACAGACAGATGTTTATCGGACAGAGCGGCGCAGCCGGTACCTTCGGCATATAGCATATATATATATAATTTATAGAAGAAACAGGAAATACTGCCATGCTTGAAATAGAAGATTTTACTGCACTGGCGGAGCGCTTCAAGATCCTCGGGGACGGAAGCCGTCTCCGTATCTTCTGGATACTCTGCCACAGTGAGGAATGCGTCAGCAGCCTCTCCATACGGATGCAGATGTCTCCCCCCGCCGTCTCCCACCACCTGAAGCAGCTGCGGCTCGCCCGGCTGCTCACCCAGCATCGGGAGGGCAAGGAGGTCTATTACCATGCCGCGGACAGCACGGAGGTACATCAGCTTCACCATGCGATCGAAGCGCTCATGCACATCAGCTGTGAGGCATGCGAATGACGGAATATAATGCGGCGTAGGAGGAAGCGGTCAAAACCCATGCAGGGCAGCTCCTGCTGATCAGCTGTCCGGGCTCCGGCAAGACTACGACCATGCTCCGGCGGATCTTCGACATGACGGAGTCAGGCATCGATCCCTCCGGCATTCTGATGGTAACCTTCACGGAATCCGCCGCGCGGGAAATGCGGGAGCGCTACCGGCGGGACTATGGAGAAAGCAGCGCCCAGTTCCAGACGCTCCATGCGCTTTCCCTCCGTATCCTGCGCGAAAACGGCTTCGAACGGCAGCAGGTGCTCTCCGGAGAGCAGCAGCGAAGCTATGTTGCGGAGCTCATCCGGAAGCACGCAAGAAATCCCTTCGATCTCTCCGTGAAG encodes:
- a CDS encoding CBS domain-containing protein; protein product: MNILFFLTPKCDVAFVEENDTLRNALEKMEYHRYSAIPVLSRDGRFVGTLTEGDLLFEIKNQLQLDLREAERVRVKDIAMKNHYDPVDVSSSMEGLVKLALTQNFVPVVDDLEHFIGIVRRRELMNYLYQHQSFSEPEEPARILRQRTQISALYSDRRSTRRYAVAD
- a CDS encoding type II toxin-antitoxin system HicA family toxin; the protein is MSKWDKLITRICNLSKDLRFDELRKVLESYGYEMNAPRSGSSHYTFRKQGCMPITIPKHEPIKKVYVEMVRQIVESEVKNEEDIE
- the hemZ gene encoding coproporphyrinogen dehydrogenase HemZ, which encodes MIRLVLDRRAAVFEQDIRELCKSFYPGEDFEIHTPEGVHLSETTQEEKNALKTAKERQQETAVNPKSLRHRNADRRKRVLTPEGLKNRDEITLSLEITGEALPLSGDRRADKSLLKAELYRTLSALSGRELPWGDLTGIRPVSLASPYLTALGAKRPDGMPSQEDIDTVRTAISSEYLLRGEKLVLLMDIALREQRILHRIEEKTGHSYREGFSLYIGIPFCPTRCLYCSFTSNPIALWEERLPDYFNCLRQELRAAMRELCGRQGKYLQTIYIGGGTPTALSAYWLCKLMELVREECIEHPMAELCEFTVEAGRPDSINEEKLCILRNAGVSRISINPQSFEQKTLDLIGRQHSVEQTSDAYRLARSLGFDNINMDIILGLPGERLREVTHTLCEVARRRPDSLTVHSLAVKRAARLTLERERWNQVYHAGGDFTVYPDGSTEMERMMRVSAYTAELLELKPYYLYRQKNMAGNLENVGYARAGKECLYNILMMEEKQTVVGCGAGCSSKFIFPGRDGDPANKRVERCDNGKDIGNYIRRFPELLEKKLRCMSDSAS
- a CDS encoding MBL fold metallo-hydrolase — translated: MLKIKKYTMGVMQTNVYFALNEEHGECVVIDPAANAVKLIDIAENILRTKPAAILLTHGHFDHILAAQELAAHFGIRIYAGEKERETLASPDENLSRNFNLDISITEFTPLRDGDTPELAGACFRVLETPGHTPGGVSYFTENEGKPLVFTGDTLFQESFGRTDFPGGSEKQLFDSIRNRLFTLPEETMVYPGHESETMISHEKKYNPVVYLSQLGAGGISI
- a CDS encoding type II toxin-antitoxin system HicB family antitoxin gives rise to the protein MRKTLNDYMAMSYRMEIVEDKDEGGFVVSYPDLPGCITCGETVESAVANALDAKKTWIEAALEEGVEIHEPDSLKDYSGQFKLRIPRSLHRSLAEHSQKEGISMNQYCVYLLSRNDAVLSK
- a CDS encoding ArsR/SmtB family transcription factor, coding for MLEIEDFTALAERFKILGDGSRLRIFWILCHSEECVSSLSIRMQMSPPAVSHHLKQLRLARLLTQHREGKEVYYHAADSTEVHQLHHAIEALMHISCEACE
- a CDS encoding RelA/SpoT family protein; its protein translation is MAEQREETTLERPADNTPPEELYQELITAIRRYHPSGDLSIIEKAYQVAKEQHREQKRKSGEPYIIHPLCVAIILADLEMDKETIAAGLLHDVVEDTGMTLEKLRSLFGEDVMILVDGVTKLTQMNLNTDKVEMQAENLRKMFVSMARDIRVIIIKLADRLHNLRTLEYQTPKKQKEKAKESLEIYSPLADRLGISRIKIEMDDLSLKYLEPEVYYDLAEKVHFKKEVREARIESIVKEVSAHIHEAGIEAQFSGRVKYFFSIYRKMVNQNKTIDQIYDLFAIRIIVDSLRDCYAALGIIHKMYTPIPGRFKDYIAMPKPNMYQSLHTTVIGQDGVPFEIQIRTFEMHRTAEFGIAAHWKYKEQGGSQEKASEAETAKMNWLHEILEWQKDESDSKEFMNMVKSDLNLFNENVYCFTPTGDVKNLPAGSCPIDFAYAIHSAIGNKMVGAKVNDKLVPIEYRLQNGDRVDIITSQNSRGPSRDWLKIVKSTQAKNKIAQWFKHELKEENIDRGKELLDKYVKSKGLTLGELTKPEYVEAVLRRYGYIDWESLLASVGRGGIKESQVISKLIDMKQKAEAKNLDDSEVLQNIEELSRKPEVIRKTKSGIIVKGIHDLAVRYAKCCSPVPGDEIVGFVTRGRGITVHRTDCINMMNLPEDEKARLIEAEWQTDNTKETYATELQIYTNNRVGQIVDISKILADANIDIKALTSRLGKNDKATITISFDIHNKEELASLVSKLRKINGVLDIERAQG
- a CDS encoding 3-deoxy-7-phosphoheptulonate synthase yields the protein MGLEFRNKLPSSAELREQYPLPAELARVKAERDEEIKRIFRGESDRFLLIIGPCSADHPDPVLEYCNRLREVAEQVKDRLFIVPRIYTNKPRTTGEGYKGMMHQPDPEKDADVAGGIVAIRQLHMEVLKQTGFSTADEMLYPDNLRYLSDVMSYIAVGARSVENQQHRLVSSGIDVPVGMKNPTSGDLGVMLNAIYAGQHGHDFIFREWEVKSDGNPYTHAIMRGSQSKHGQMLPNYHYEDLKLLLSLYGERELSYPGCVVDTNHCNSGKKYREQLRIAQEVMHSRKYSQELAGFVRGLMVESYLEEGSCRVEEHIYGKSITDACIGWEDTLRLIDMVYEYAQQTTK